One part of the Theropithecus gelada isolate Dixy chromosome 5, Tgel_1.0, whole genome shotgun sequence genome encodes these proteins:
- the LOC112625241 gene encoding basic proline-rich protein-like — translation MQKRWNQNSGHAGPELAGVGDLEPGPRRRGRARASGAKTWRAAPAHSGHPVCKRGPERAAGHLADCGQRPGRQPPRGSTADPPPAAAIPGPLLPGPRPKPRRRPLCATAQPGCMEPGAVPRPAEPATARETAARHGEGKKKMAAAVAAAAAAAAASHASLTPMVRASRRAADGGGGGSGGPGSGEGR, via the coding sequence ATGCAGAAGAGATGGAACCAAAATAGCGGGCACGCAGGGCCGGAGCTCGCGGGGGTCGGGGATCTGGAGCCGGGCCCCCGCCGCCGCGGCCGCGCCCGCGCCAGCGGTGCCAAGACCTGGCGGGCGGCGCCGGCGCACTCCGGGCACCCAGTCTGCAAAAGGGGCCCTGAGCGTGCGGCCGGACACCTCGCAGACTGCGGACAGCGGCCGGGGCGGCAGCCTCCCCGGGGCTCCACGGCCGACCCGCCGCCCGCCGCTGCCATCCCCGGCCCGCTCCTGCCGGGTCCCAGACCCAAGCCCCGAAGGCGCCCGCTCTGCGCGACCGCGCAGCCCGGCTGCATGGAGCCCGGCGCGGTGCCCCGGCCGGCGGAGCCAGCCACGGCGCGGGAAACAGCCGCCCGCCACGGCGAGGGCAAAAAGAAGATGGCGGCGGCtgtggcggcggcggcagcagcggcgGCTGCCTCACACGCGTCGCTGACGCCAATGGTGCGCGCCAGTCGGCGGGCCGCggatggcggcggcggcggcagcggcggcccGGGCTCCGGCGAGGGGCGG